One stretch of Carcharodon carcharias isolate sCarCar2 chromosome 20, sCarCar2.pri, whole genome shotgun sequence DNA includes these proteins:
- the LOC121292270 gene encoding GSK3-beta interaction protein, with amino-acid sequence MDCDPQDLKESVFNNFGEVADWEERDFEGADVKDMRVEAEAVVNDVNFAVRHMAVSKSLAIGEDVAYINVETKEGNRYCLELTEAGLRVVAYGFDKVDESLSMQYHETIYSLLDSVSPAYREAFGNALLQKLEALKKVQE; translated from the exons ATGGACTGTGATCCCCAAGATCTGAAGGAGTCAGTGTTTAATAATTTCGGTGAGGTTGCAGATTGGGAAGAGAGGGACTTTGAGGGGGCAGACGTGAAGGATATGAGAGTGGAGGCAGAGGCTGTGGTCAACGACGTCAACTTTGCTGTTCGTCATATGGCTGTCTCGAAAAGCCTTGCAATTGGAGAAGATGTTGCTTATATTAACGTAGAAACAAAGGAAGGAAACAGATACTGTCTTGAGCTAACTGAAGCAGGACTCCGG GTGGTGGCTTATggctttgacaaggtggacgaGTCACTGTCGATGCAGTACCATGAAACGATTTACTCTCTCCTGGACTCAGTCAGCCCTGCGTATCGTGAAGCATTTGGTAATGCGCTTCTGCAGAAGCTAGAAGCTTTAAAAAAAGTACAGGAGTGA